The following are encoded together in the Pan troglodytes isolate AG18354 chromosome 6, NHGRI_mPanTro3-v2.0_pri, whole genome shotgun sequence genome:
- the FIGNL1 gene encoding fidgetin-like protein 1: protein MQTSSSRSVHLSEWQKNYFAITSGICTGRKADAYRAQILRIQYAWANSEISQVCATKLFKKYAEKYSAIIDSDNVESGLNNYAENILTLAGSQQTDSDKWQSGLSINNVFKMSSVQKMMQAGKKFKDSLLEPALASVVIHKEATVFDLPKFSVCGSSQESDSLPNSAHDRDQTQDFPESNPLTLLRNAQPPMVTNTARTCPTFSAPVGESATAKFHVTPLFGNVKKENHSSPKENIGLNVFLSNQSCFPAACENPQRKSFYGSGTIDALSNPILNKACSKTEDNGPKEDSSLPTFKTAKEQLWIDQQKKCHQPQRASGSSYGGVKKSLGASRSRGILGKFVPPIPKQDGGEQNGGMQCKPYGAGPTEPAHPVDERLKNLEPKMIELIMNEIMDHGPPVNWEDIAGVEFAKATIKEIVVWPMLRPDIFTGLRGPPKGILLFGPPGTGKTLIGKCIASQSGATFFSISASSLTSKWVGEGEKMVRALFAVARCQQPAVIFIDEIDSLLSQRGDGEHESSRRIKTEFLVQLDGATTSSEDRILVVGATNRPQEIDEAARRRLVKRLYIPLPEASARKQIVINLMSKEQCCLSEEEIEQIVQQSDAFSGADMTQLCREASLGPIRSLQTADIATITPDQVRPIAYIDFENAFRTVRPSVSPKDLELYENWNKTFGCGK, encoded by the coding sequence ATGCAGACCTCCAGCTCTAGATCTGTGCACCTGAGTGAATGGCAGAAGAATTACTTCGCAATTACATCTGGCATATGTACCGGACGGAAGGCAGATGCATACCGTGCACAGATATTACGCATTCAGTATGCATGGGCAAACTCTGAGATTTCCCAGGTCTGTGCTACCAAACTGTTCAAAAAATATGCAGAGAAATATTCTGCAATTATTGATTCTGACAATGTTGAATCTGGGTTGAATAATTATGcagaaaacattttaactttGGCAGGATCTCAACAAACAGATAGTGACAAGTGGCAGTCTGGATTGtcaataaataatgttttcaaaatgagTAGTGTACAGAAGATGATGCAAGCTGGCAAAAAATTCAAAGATTCTCTGTTGGAACCTGCTCTTGCATCAGTGGTAATCCATAAGGAGGCCACTGTCTTTGATCTTCCTAAATTTAGTGTTTGTGGTAGTTCTCAAGAGAGTGACTCATTACCTAACTCAGCTCATGATCGAGACCAGACCCAAGACTTCCCAGAGAGCAATCCTTTGACACTCCTTCGGAATGCCCAGCCACCTATGGTGACTAACACTGCTAGGACTTGTCCTACATTCTCAGCACCTGTAGGTGAGTCAGCTACTGCAAAATTCCATGTCACACCGTTGTTTGGAAATGTCAAAAAGGAAAATCACAGCTctccaaaagaaaacataggactTAATGTGTTCTTATCTAACCAGTCTTGTTTTCCTGCTGCCTGTGAAAATCCACAGAGGAAGTCTTTTTATGGTTCTGGCACCATTGATGCACTTTCCAATCCAATACTGAATAAGGCTTGTAGTAAAACAGAAGATAATGGCCCAAAGGAGGATAGCAGCCTGCCTACATTTAAAACTGCAAAAGAACAATTATGGATAGATCAGCAAAAAAAGTGCCACCAACCTCAGCGTGCATCAGGGTCTTCATATGGTGGTGTAAAAAAGTCTCTAGGAGCTAGTAGATCCCGAGGGATACTTGGAAAGTTTGTTCCTCCTATACCCAAGCAAGATGGGGGAGAGCAGAATGGAGGAATGCAATGTAAGCCTTACGGGGCAGGACCTACAGAACCAGCACATCCAGTTGATGAGCGTCTGAAGAACTTGGAGCCAAAGATGATTGAACTTATTATGAATGAGATTATGGATCATGGACCTCCAGTAAATTGGGAAGATATTGCAGGAGTAGAATTTGCTAAAGCCACCATAAAGGAAATAGTTGTGTGGCCCATGTTGAGGCCAGACATCTTTACTGGTTTAAGGGGACCCCCTAAAGGAATTTTGCTCTTTGGTCCTCCTGGGACTGGTAAAACTCTAATTGGCAAGTGCATTGCTAGTCAGTCTGGGGCAACATTCTTTAGCATCTCTGCTTCATCCTTAACTTCTAAATGGGTAGGTGAGGGGGAGAAAATGGTCCGTGCATTGTTTGCTGTTGCAAGGTGTCAGCAACCAGCTGTGATATTTATTGACGAAATTGATTCCTTGTTATCTCAACGGGGAGATGGTGAGCATGAATCTTCTAGAAggataaaaacagaatttttagttcaattagatGGAGCAACAACATCTTCTGAAGATCGTATCCTAGTGGTGGGAGCAACAAATCGGCCACAAGAAATTGATGAGGCTGCCCGGAGAAGATTGGTGAAAAGGCTTTATATTCCCCTCCCAGAAGCTTCAGCCAGGAAACAGATAGTAATTAATCTAATGTCCAAAGAGCAGTGTTGCCTCAGTGAAGAAGAAATTGAACAGATTGTACAGCAGTCTGATGCGTTTTCAGGAGCAGACATGACACAGCTTTGCAGGGAGGCTTCTCTTGGTCCTATTCGCAGTTTACAAACTGCTGACATTGCTACCATAACACCGGATCAAGTTCGACCCATAGCTTATATTGATTTTGAAAATGCTTTTAGAACTGTGCGACCTAGTGTTTCTCCAAAAGATTTAGAGCTTTATGAAAACTGGAACAAAACTTTTGGTTGTGGAAAGTAA